In the genome of Dehalococcoidales bacterium, one region contains:
- a CDS encoding MBL fold metallo-hydrolase, giving the protein MKLIIHRGTKEIGGSCVELKSKKARIIIDLGLPLVNEQGETFDSNTLQDKCVAELVENHVLPPIEGLYKSEQKSVDAVLISHPHQDHYGLLRYVNNEIPVYLSKGAYALIQASNIFIPVKTELQNVKIFENRKSFMIGDIKITPRLVDHSGFDAVAFTIECEGKKLFYSGDFRGHGRKSVLFDVLCRYPEKDVDYLLLEGSMLGRKECSFSSEKAVEDEMTSIFKNNTNVAFVFCSSQNIDRIVSIYRAAKRTGKTTVIDLYTAYILDSIKDVSKHLLQYWWDGIRVFYFQHHCRSLIQSGFKSFTYQVKTHKITIEDINKNKDKYVIITKDNTVFPKLLNRIDNHSGVVAIYSQWEGYLKNNNLQDLLTQKEITFKKIHTSGHAPEDDLKRLVNSFNPKHIIPIHTFFPENYETLFPGYDIKRLNDGEEFIL; this is encoded by the coding sequence ATGAAACTCATCATCCATCGTGGTACAAAGGAAATCGGCGGCAGTTGCGTAGAATTAAAGTCGAAAAAAGCACGGATTATTATTGATCTGGGGTTGCCGCTGGTAAATGAACAGGGAGAAACATTTGATAGTAATACCTTACAAGATAAATGCGTCGCCGAATTAGTAGAAAACCATGTACTCCCACCAATAGAAGGTTTGTATAAAAGCGAACAGAAATCGGTTGATGCCGTTCTTATATCTCACCCTCACCAAGACCATTACGGCCTGCTTAGATACGTAAACAATGAAATCCCCGTTTATTTAAGCAAAGGTGCATACGCACTAATACAAGCATCCAATATTTTTATTCCGGTAAAAACAGAACTACAAAATGTAAAAATATTCGAAAACAGAAAGTCTTTTATGATTGGTGACATTAAAATTACCCCGCGCTTGGTTGACCATTCCGGCTTTGATGCGGTTGCTTTTACAATCGAGTGTGAAGGTAAGAAGTTATTTTACTCCGGTGATTTTCGTGGGCACGGACGCAAAAGCGTTTTGTTTGATGTACTATGCCGATATCCGGAAAAGGACGTGGACTACCTTTTGCTTGAAGGCTCAATGCTTGGCAGAAAAGAATGTTCATTCTCCAGCGAAAAAGCTGTTGAAGATGAAATGACAAGTATCTTTAAGAATAATACCAACGTAGCTTTTGTGTTTTGTTCATCTCAAAATATCGACAGGATTGTTTCAATATACCGTGCGGCAAAACGCACCGGAAAAACAACTGTAATCGACCTTTATACCGCTTATATTTTAGACAGCATTAAAGACGTTTCAAAACACCTCCTCCAATATTGGTGGGATGGCATTAGAGTTTTCTATTTCCAACATCATTGCAGGAGCCTAATTCAAAGCGGATTTAAATCTTTTACCTATCAAGTAAAAACGCACAAGATTACGATAGAAGACATAAACAAAAACAAGGATAAATACGTAATAATTACTAAAGATAACACTGTATTCCCCAAGCTTCTTAACCGCATAGACAACCATAGCGGAGTAGTGGCAATTTATTCACAATGGGAAGGGTATCTTAAAAACAACAATTTGCAGGATTTATTGACACAAAAAGAAATCACGTTCAAGAAAATACATACCAGCGGGCATGCGCCGGAGGATGATTTAAAACGTCTGGTAAACAGTTTTAACCCAAAGCATATAATCCCGATTCACACCTTTTTCCCCGAAAATTACGAAACACTGTTTCCGGGCTACGACATTAAAAGGTTAAACGACGGCGAGGAATTTATTTTATAA
- a CDS encoding HD domain-containing protein codes for MDREKALEIVKANIKNQNLIKHMIATEAIMRALARRFGEDEEEWGIAGLLHDIDLDIVGDDMTVHGKISAEMAAKAGANEAMTHAILCHNEMLGVERENNFDKALYCADPLTGLITAAALVRPEKKLAFVEVKSVAKRFKEKSFAAGANREQIAACSELDLELNEFIELGLKAMQGVAEELGL; via the coding sequence GTTAAGGCAAACATCAAAAATCAGAACCTGATTAAACATATGATTGCTACCGAAGCCATTATGCGGGCGCTGGCGAGGCGTTTTGGGGAGGATGAGGAGGAGTGGGGGATTGCCGGCCTTTTGCATGATATCGATCTTGATATCGTCGGTGATGATATGACTGTCCACGGCAAGATTAGCGCTGAAATGGCGGCTAAAGCCGGTGCCAATGAGGCGATGACGCATGCGATTTTGTGTCACAATGAAATGCTGGGTGTGGAACGCGAAAACAATTTTGATAAAGCGCTCTATTGCGCCGACCCGCTGACAGGGCTTATTACCGCCGCCGCTTTGGTGCGTCCCGAGAAGAAACTGGCTTTTGTGGAAGTAAAATCGGTTGCCAAAAGATTTAAGGAAAAGAGTTTTGCTGCCGGTGCCAACAGGGAACAGATTGCCGCTTGCAGTGAACTGGATTTGGAACTGAACGAGTTTATCGAACTCGGATTGAAAGCGATGCAGGGTGTGGCGGAGGAATTGGGATTATAG